One genomic segment of Streptomyces niveus includes these proteins:
- a CDS encoding type I restriction-modification system subunit M: MAVTQQEIENRLWNAADELRVAMPEAQYASVVFPLMFWKYLSDTWDHTHQTFLKENEDLDLSVEEADEVEYSNYQTFKIPFIFPGTIAESRASWSSILATVAQHGLGQRVRASLQAIESANPDKFSRLFGSMTWTSETALPGEVLASVMRTMNRAPKMHEGNMSHDVLGGAYEYLLKRFSDGSGTRAGQFFTPREVVELIIELLGPKNHESVYDPTCGSGGMLIAAATLLKAHGGRGYTLSLNGQEAVTDTAGVARMNLFMHNLTEFKVEVGDTLRDPRFKKPDGSVKQFDMIVANPPYSLKWKPWANDPRVIGGVAPQSSADWAFVQHMIASMDPKKGRAGVVLPHGVLFRGGQEGAIRRRVLDHDLLEAVIGLPANLFYSTTIPTCILVFRAPGTKTPERQDGVLFIDASARFTKAKNRNVLTDVDITNVVTAYHSRSNGDEEADLSARFVPTTEIATNGYDLNIGRYIKQAAAEQEDLGTLIDAYNIARAERQKTEHRMLTVLSAAGIEGFDE; the protein is encoded by the coding sequence ATGGCAGTGACCCAGCAGGAGATCGAGAACCGGTTGTGGAACGCCGCCGACGAGCTGCGCGTGGCGATGCCCGAAGCGCAGTATGCCTCCGTCGTCTTCCCTCTGATGTTCTGGAAGTACCTGTCGGATACCTGGGATCACACACACCAGACCTTCCTCAAGGAGAACGAGGACCTCGACCTCTCCGTCGAGGAAGCCGACGAGGTCGAGTACAGCAACTATCAGACGTTCAAGATCCCCTTCATCTTCCCTGGGACCATCGCCGAGAGCCGCGCCTCTTGGTCATCCATCCTCGCCACCGTCGCCCAGCACGGCCTCGGCCAGCGGGTTCGCGCTTCCCTTCAGGCCATCGAGTCGGCCAACCCAGATAAGTTCTCCCGTCTGTTCGGGTCCATGACATGGACCTCGGAAACGGCCCTGCCGGGAGAGGTGCTGGCGTCGGTGATGCGGACGATGAACCGCGCCCCCAAGATGCACGAGGGCAATATGTCCCACGACGTGCTCGGTGGAGCGTACGAATACCTGCTCAAGCGCTTCTCGGACGGGTCCGGCACCCGTGCCGGCCAGTTCTTCACGCCGCGCGAGGTCGTCGAGCTGATCATCGAACTGCTGGGCCCCAAGAACCACGAGTCGGTGTACGACCCGACCTGTGGGTCAGGCGGCATGCTCATCGCCGCCGCGACCCTTCTGAAGGCCCACGGCGGGCGGGGATACACACTCAGCCTGAACGGCCAGGAGGCAGTGACGGATACTGCTGGCGTAGCCCGCATGAACCTCTTCATGCACAACCTGACCGAGTTCAAGGTCGAGGTCGGGGACACCCTGAGGGACCCGCGCTTCAAGAAGCCGGACGGGTCCGTCAAGCAATTCGACATGATCGTCGCCAATCCGCCCTACAGCCTGAAGTGGAAGCCCTGGGCCAACGACCCACGCGTCATCGGAGGGGTCGCCCCACAGTCGTCGGCGGACTGGGCATTCGTGCAGCACATGATCGCCAGCATGGATCCGAAGAAGGGACGTGCCGGCGTCGTCCTGCCGCACGGCGTCCTCTTCCGAGGCGGCCAGGAGGGAGCCATCCGCCGGCGCGTCCTGGATCACGACCTCCTGGAAGCCGTGATTGGGCTGCCCGCGAACCTCTTTTACAGCACGACGATTCCGACTTGCATCCTCGTCTTCCGTGCCCCCGGCACCAAGACCCCGGAGCGGCAGGACGGCGTGCTGTTCATCGACGCCTCTGCACGATTCACCAAAGCCAAGAACCGCAACGTTCTCACTGACGTAGACATCACCAACGTCGTGACCGCCTACCACTCGCGCTCCAACGGCGACGAAGAGGCTGACCTCTCGGCACGGTTTGTCCCCACCACAGAGATCGCGACGAACGGGTACGACCTCAATATCGGCCGCTACATCAAGCAGGCCGCCGCTGAGCAGGAAGACCTCGGCACCCTCATCGATGCCTACAACATCGCCCGAGCCGAGCGCCAGAAAACCGAGCACCGCATGCTCACGGTCCTCTCTGCCGCCGGGATCGAGGGCTTCGATGAGTGA
- a CDS encoding type I restriction endonuclease subunit R, protein MAKGVREREFQNLMIQWSLPMGWGYTAGRSLPRETTQTVLAGQLRDAIVRLNSEVIDGFDMDAVVEEIIATVNAVDGGLVRANEQVLELLRGHKEFRGADGVWHALKVIDFEHPTTNTLVVSDEVTITIPGKTPRRFDLVYWANGLPLVVVEVKSPTAKSGWADAAREINDVYSTEYPWFFTPNVFAVASDGLKLRFGAAGAPLNLWQPFRSTDDDENLSGQADVQRSVELLLNPATVLDMLANFVLFDTSGGGADKKYLPRYPQMEAAHLIHRRVLADGKKGLVWHHQGSGKTLLMVFAASLLLADTRTESPTIILLSDRTQLVRQTSGVFTSAMGDAYFHQPSTSKELRSLLADDVRGVISTTVHKFADAGKNLSTRRNIIVLVDEAHRTQSSEEESLAGQMRAALPYAKFFGMTGTPVRNLATNTFALFGEETDPDRVLHRYSVSRSLQDEATVPVMLDPHPVTFEMNDRALQAEFDQFADEFDLDDPDRETLSRKFGRLTSVFANPERIDTVCQDIVDHYLAGTYRNGLKAQVVAYNRELAVKYTNKINELLAGFEASQVLAEVGKHGRITAEVNIHVSDAKTEEKAMRPYRLSEVDEEHQKRRFLTPDDPLCFLVVTAKLMTGFDAPNEGVLYLDKPMKAHNLFQTITRPNRTWVSPAGFVKTTGVVVDYISLAEEVQRAVVDPTSEGSAGKGGGFVTDLTDLVAEFRTTFARIEDLLADVDGLDLTAHGYESVRAINGFLDANPDAAEVFSKNYRLLARLYPLINTDKRVAKYQDGFGLFGSAYTTLFKKSSDEERKERLGELGPMVLEIINAHVHSFSVAASQEEALVLDAQGITILKELLALVRPKPDKDDSEDKRPPSAAEILDHIKAALEKGVEPGSAKYTALAERIRQLRDRIIQNAQDALEFLAEALRVARAIVNAEKHPDEAVVLDDDHVGVLSRIIHDHAPPGLTVTEQNLAEEIDQVVKRTLAQSWDNAEARNRGVRRATAAVFRRYMLKPVGEPYGSTVAYVEAHYLVD, encoded by the coding sequence GTGGCAAAGGGCGTTCGGGAGCGCGAGTTCCAGAATCTGATGATCCAGTGGTCCCTCCCTATGGGGTGGGGCTACACAGCGGGCAGGTCGCTGCCGCGTGAGACGACACAAACGGTGCTCGCCGGCCAACTGCGGGACGCCATCGTCCGGCTCAACTCTGAGGTGATCGACGGGTTCGACATGGACGCCGTGGTCGAGGAGATCATCGCCACGGTCAACGCCGTCGACGGGGGGCTGGTGCGAGCCAACGAACAGGTGTTGGAACTGCTACGTGGACACAAGGAGTTCAGGGGCGCCGACGGCGTGTGGCACGCCTTGAAGGTCATCGATTTCGAGCACCCGACCACCAACACCCTGGTCGTGTCGGACGAGGTGACCATAACCATCCCCGGCAAGACCCCCCGCCGGTTCGATCTCGTGTACTGGGCCAATGGCCTGCCCCTCGTTGTCGTAGAGGTGAAGTCACCGACCGCTAAGTCCGGGTGGGCCGACGCCGCACGCGAGATCAACGACGTGTACTCCACCGAATACCCGTGGTTCTTCACCCCCAATGTCTTCGCTGTCGCCTCCGACGGGCTGAAGCTGCGGTTCGGTGCCGCTGGTGCGCCCCTGAACCTGTGGCAGCCATTCCGATCCACTGACGACGACGAGAACCTGTCCGGACAGGCCGACGTGCAGCGCTCCGTTGAACTGCTGCTCAACCCGGCCACGGTCCTGGACATGCTCGCCAACTTCGTCCTCTTCGACACCTCTGGAGGTGGGGCGGACAAGAAGTACCTGCCCCGCTACCCACAGATGGAGGCCGCCCATCTGATCCACAGGCGGGTCCTGGCTGACGGCAAGAAGGGTCTGGTCTGGCACCACCAAGGCAGCGGGAAGACGCTCCTGATGGTGTTCGCTGCTTCGCTGCTGCTGGCTGACACCCGCACCGAGTCGCCCACGATCATCCTGCTCTCGGACCGGACCCAGCTCGTACGGCAAACCTCCGGGGTATTCACCTCCGCGATGGGCGACGCCTACTTCCACCAGCCCTCCACCAGCAAGGAGTTGCGTTCCCTGCTGGCAGACGATGTACGCGGCGTCATCTCCACGACTGTCCACAAGTTCGCCGACGCAGGCAAGAACCTGTCGACCCGCCGCAACATCATCGTGCTGGTCGATGAGGCACACCGCACCCAGTCATCCGAGGAAGAGTCCCTGGCCGGGCAGATGCGCGCAGCGTTGCCGTACGCGAAGTTCTTCGGCATGACCGGCACACCCGTCAGGAACCTCGCCACCAACACCTTCGCCCTCTTCGGTGAGGAGACCGACCCGGACAGGGTGCTTCACCGGTATTCGGTGTCCAGGTCTCTTCAGGACGAGGCAACCGTCCCGGTCATGCTGGACCCGCACCCGGTCACCTTCGAGATGAACGACCGGGCACTACAAGCCGAGTTCGACCAGTTCGCCGACGAATTCGACCTCGACGACCCCGACCGTGAAACCTTGTCCCGCAAGTTCGGGCGCCTCACCTCGGTGTTTGCCAACCCCGAACGCATCGACACGGTCTGCCAGGACATCGTGGACCACTACCTGGCCGGCACCTACCGAAACGGCCTCAAGGCGCAGGTCGTCGCCTACAACCGTGAGCTGGCCGTCAAGTACACGAACAAGATCAACGAGCTGCTGGCCGGCTTCGAGGCGTCGCAGGTGCTCGCCGAGGTCGGTAAGCACGGTCGGATCACCGCAGAGGTGAACATCCACGTCTCGGACGCCAAGACCGAGGAAAAGGCCATGCGGCCCTACCGGCTCTCCGAGGTCGACGAGGAGCACCAGAAGCGGCGATTCCTCACCCCGGATGACCCGCTGTGCTTCCTGGTCGTGACGGCCAAGCTGATGACAGGGTTCGACGCCCCCAACGAGGGCGTCCTCTACCTGGACAAGCCAATGAAGGCTCACAACCTGTTCCAGACGATCACCCGCCCGAACCGCACCTGGGTGTCCCCGGCCGGATTCGTGAAGACCACCGGTGTGGTCGTGGATTACATCAGCCTGGCCGAAGAGGTCCAGCGTGCCGTCGTCGACCCCACCTCGGAGGGGTCCGCGGGCAAGGGCGGAGGGTTCGTCACCGACCTGACCGACCTGGTCGCCGAGTTCCGCACCACCTTCGCCCGCATCGAAGACCTCCTCGCAGACGTGGACGGCCTCGACCTCACGGCCCACGGATACGAGTCCGTACGTGCCATCAACGGCTTCCTGGACGCCAACCCTGACGCCGCCGAGGTCTTCAGCAAGAACTACCGGCTTCTGGCCCGCCTGTACCCACTCATCAACACGGACAAGCGGGTCGCCAAGTACCAGGACGGGTTCGGGCTCTTCGGGTCTGCGTACACGACCCTGTTCAAGAAGTCCTCCGACGAGGAAAGGAAGGAACGACTGGGCGAGCTGGGACCAATGGTCCTGGAGATAATCAACGCCCACGTCCACTCCTTCTCGGTGGCCGCCTCCCAGGAAGAAGCCCTCGTCCTGGATGCCCAGGGCATCACGATCCTCAAGGAGCTGCTGGCCCTCGTCCGTCCCAAGCCCGACAAGGACGACAGCGAGGACAAGAGGCCGCCGTCTGCGGCGGAGATCCTGGACCACATCAAGGCAGCCCTCGAGAAAGGCGTCGAACCGGGGTCAGCGAAGTACACCGCCCTGGCAGAGCGGATCAGGCAGCTGCGAGACCGGATCATCCAGAACGCCCAGGACGCCCTGGAGTTCCTGGCCGAAGCACTCCGGGTCGCCCGTGCCATCGTGAACGCCGAGAAGCACCCCGACGAAGCCGTTGTACTGGACGACGACCACGTAGGAGTTCTGTCGCGGATCATCCACGACCACGCGCCGCCCGGCCTCACCGTCACGGAGCAAAACCTGGCCGAGGAGATCGACCAAGTGGTCAAGCGCACCCTCGCCCAGTCATGGGACAACGCTGAGGCCCGCAACCGCGGGGTCCGCCGTGCCACCGCCGCAGTCTTCCGCCGGTACATGTTGAAGCCGGTAGGAGAGCCCTACGGCTCCACCGTCGCCTACGTCGAAGCCCACTACCTCGTCGACTGA
- a CDS encoding GNAT family N-acetyltransferase: MTERTVYLDPPPYDWRSRKVLVRPYRWYAIVRLDRDGYANVTRRQGNAGELAAAYTEAVDAARRAGIDRIRYDGSSDTFSWTGGPEWITLFVPFRHVEATVEALRVAELNHDYGMFHTLTDEMALPVDDWLAPGERELVRGVDFDPPPRVFLRFLRGKAKQQGVRLNGRATAGSIWIRPTLSPVEKQLREEDPQRYPGWKDRWSEYEELDDAPMRPWVGGQDQELSSGAIPVAFREVTTPSTSSCPCGMTLPDLVDGGNEHATHHTAWTFGIRSPKNLDWHSDLAIVTAQSPISWRRLANRVARMPQKEEHYDFNSWTHLREPEETSDNVRAYLLKANGHVIGYLAAHDTAEHALWDLTDGSPYGDKDLTLRPRIILIWVADIYRSQGVGATLVHALAEDFGCQVADVSWSTPVSDAGRRLALRISPKGIWVS; this comes from the coding sequence ATGACTGAGCGAACCGTCTACCTCGACCCTCCCCCGTACGACTGGCGCTCCCGGAAGGTCCTCGTCCGGCCCTACCGCTGGTACGCCATTGTCCGGCTCGACCGCGACGGGTACGCCAACGTCACGCGGCGGCAGGGAAACGCCGGCGAACTGGCCGCTGCCTACACCGAAGCCGTCGATGCGGCCCGCAGAGCGGGCATCGACCGCATCCGGTACGACGGCAGCTCGGACACCTTCTCGTGGACCGGCGGCCCGGAATGGATCACCTTGTTCGTTCCCTTCCGGCATGTCGAAGCCACGGTTGAGGCGCTGCGTGTCGCCGAGCTCAACCACGACTACGGCATGTTCCACACGCTCACCGACGAGATGGCTCTGCCCGTCGATGACTGGCTGGCTCCCGGCGAGCGGGAGCTGGTTCGAGGCGTCGACTTCGACCCGCCGCCCCGCGTGTTCCTGAGGTTCCTGCGGGGCAAGGCGAAGCAACAGGGAGTCCGCCTCAACGGTCGGGCCACGGCAGGCAGCATTTGGATCCGCCCCACGCTGTCACCCGTCGAAAAGCAGCTACGAGAGGAAGACCCCCAGCGCTATCCGGGCTGGAAGGACCGTTGGTCGGAGTACGAGGAGCTAGACGATGCGCCCATGCGCCCCTGGGTGGGCGGCCAAGACCAAGAACTCAGCTCCGGGGCGATACCTGTCGCGTTCCGTGAGGTGACGACACCGAGCACTTCCTCCTGCCCATGCGGGATGACCCTGCCGGATTTAGTGGACGGCGGTAACGAGCACGCCACCCACCACACAGCGTGGACCTTCGGCATCAGGTCGCCCAAGAACCTTGACTGGCACAGCGATCTGGCCATCGTGACGGCGCAGTCCCCCATCTCGTGGCGCAGGCTGGCCAACCGGGTGGCGCGGATGCCGCAGAAGGAAGAGCACTACGACTTCAACTCATGGACCCATCTTCGCGAGCCGGAAGAGACCTCGGACAACGTACGCGCCTACCTCCTAAAGGCGAACGGGCACGTCATCGGCTATCTGGCAGCGCACGACACCGCCGAGCATGCCCTTTGGGACTTGACCGACGGTTCGCCATACGGCGACAAAGACCTCACCCTGCGCCCACGGATCATCCTGATCTGGGTCGCAGACATCTACCGAAGCCAAGGAGTTGGAGCCACGCTCGTTCACGCGCTCGCCGAGGACTTCGGATGCCAAGTAGCCGACGTTTCCTGGTCAACCCCGGTCAGTGACGCGGGCCGACGCCTCGCCCTACGGATCTCACCCAAAGGCATCTGGGTCAGTTGA
- a CDS encoding restriction endonuclease subunit S produces the protein MSDWQQISLSDLETPVRRKVAVPPQGSKTSASDDYPLRPLGEVMRLDIQRTPMKPGTTYRLAGVLNAGKGVVAKGELDGGDTEYAAMNVLHADQVVMRKLTAWEGPITVVPAEFDGFVVSNEFPTFTLGPELMPDWMRHVCRSPRLWAEMKNRVSGTVQRRKRLNPEQLLQIQLPIPPREVQGRIVEILDAVDDQIAALAAEADALDKTESGFRRDLFSQLKVSTVPAGEKFEMQLGRQKSARQSVGDHVHPYLRAANIGIGTLDLNHLKTMNFEPREQEKYAVLPDDILLVEGGSIGQAALWAGEVSGFVGFDKHVIRIRTRAGVSTPEYALQWCHWARETGQFAAQATGITIKALGFSRASSMSVPDLPIAEQTKLTGYLAAAAEQVAATRAEADRLRKVRAVLLSGLLDHTIDIESDK, from the coding sequence ATGAGTGACTGGCAGCAGATCAGCCTCAGTGACCTGGAGACTCCCGTGCGTCGCAAGGTAGCCGTTCCGCCGCAGGGATCGAAGACTTCGGCGAGCGACGACTATCCGCTTCGTCCGCTCGGGGAAGTGATGCGCCTCGACATCCAGCGCACACCGATGAAGCCTGGGACAACCTACCGCCTAGCAGGGGTCCTGAATGCAGGAAAGGGGGTTGTCGCCAAAGGCGAACTCGACGGCGGAGATACAGAATACGCAGCAATGAACGTGCTGCATGCCGACCAAGTCGTGATGCGAAAACTAACTGCATGGGAGGGGCCAATCACCGTAGTACCTGCCGAGTTCGACGGATTCGTCGTCAGCAACGAATTCCCGACTTTCACACTTGGCCCAGAACTGATGCCCGACTGGATGAGGCACGTCTGCCGCTCGCCACGACTATGGGCAGAAATGAAGAACCGAGTCAGCGGGACAGTTCAACGGCGCAAGCGCCTCAACCCAGAACAACTCTTGCAGATCCAACTTCCGATCCCACCCCGCGAGGTGCAAGGGCGGATCGTCGAGATACTCGACGCAGTTGATGATCAGATCGCCGCACTCGCCGCCGAGGCCGACGCCCTGGACAAGACCGAATCGGGTTTCCGCCGCGACCTCTTCAGCCAGCTCAAGGTGTCCACGGTGCCAGCAGGCGAGAAGTTTGAGATGCAGCTCGGTCGGCAGAAGTCAGCCCGCCAGTCTGTCGGTGACCACGTACACCCGTACCTACGCGCGGCCAACATCGGCATCGGGACTCTGGACCTGAACCATCTGAAGACCATGAACTTCGAGCCTCGAGAACAGGAGAAGTACGCAGTGCTCCCTGACGACATTCTCCTGGTCGAAGGCGGGTCGATCGGTCAAGCAGCACTCTGGGCGGGCGAGGTAAGCGGGTTCGTCGGCTTTGACAAGCACGTCATCCGCATTCGGACAAGAGCGGGTGTCTCAACACCGGAGTACGCTCTCCAGTGGTGCCACTGGGCTCGCGAAACTGGTCAGTTTGCAGCGCAAGCCACCGGCATTACCATCAAGGCGCTCGGCTTCTCCCGCGCCAGCAGCATGAGCGTTCCTGACCTCCCCATCGCGGAGCAAACCAAGTTGACTGGCTACCTAGCCGCAGCCGCCGAGCAGGTTGCCGCAACACGTGCAGAGGCCGACCGCCTTCGTAAGGTCCGGGCAGTACTGCTGTCCGGCCTGCTGGATCACACCATCGACATCGAGTCGGACAAGTAG
- a CDS encoding ASCH domain-containing protein, which yields MNDPERAMLLSVHPRFATAILAGSKTVEVRRQRVAAPPGTPVLLYATAPTMALVGMARIASVHVASPKEVWSAHRTQTGITRREYDSYMSGAAQASGLTLADPVSFDEPVTLRALRAKGAFHPPQSYRYMKGDDLRQVAEAGPVVVTALRGALGDLVPA from the coding sequence GTGAACGACCCGGAACGCGCGATGCTGCTGTCCGTCCACCCGCGCTTCGCCACCGCGATCCTGGCCGGGAGTAAGACGGTGGAGGTCCGCCGCCAACGCGTCGCCGCACCTCCCGGAACGCCCGTCCTGCTCTATGCGACCGCACCCACCATGGCCCTGGTGGGCATGGCGCGCATCGCCTCAGTCCACGTGGCCTCTCCCAAGGAGGTCTGGTCGGCGCATCGCACTCAGACGGGAATCACTCGACGCGAGTACGACTCCTACATGAGTGGCGCCGCCCAGGCGAGTGGCCTCACGCTGGCGGATCCTGTGTCCTTCGACGAGCCGGTAACGCTCAGAGCGTTGCGCGCCAAGGGAGCTTTCCATCCTCCACAGAGCTACCGATACATGAAGGGCGATGACCTGCGGCAGGTAGCCGAAGCCGGCCCCGTGGTGGTGACGGCCCTTCGCGGGGCGCTGGGCGATCTGGTGCCCGCTTAG
- a CDS encoding NUDIX hydrolase: protein MTSLPPSTEHVRAVTEAYLARHPDERGYLTMLFAALVGADDPTSRKTFPAHVTCSAILINGERHVLHILHKASGKLLAPGGHNEPSDQLLRDAALRELHEEAGIPPSAVVPLAGHEDIPLDIDVHAIDANPSKNEPAHHHVDFRWAFHLGADHAVTLQEEEVDGYQWRPFATTASPTVRAKLAQLT, encoded by the coding sequence GTGACCTCGTTGCCACCCTCCACCGAACACGTCCGCGCCGTCACGGAGGCGTACCTCGCCCGCCACCCGGACGAGCGCGGCTACCTGACGATGCTGTTCGCAGCCCTCGTCGGCGCGGACGATCCCACCAGCCGCAAGACCTTCCCCGCCCACGTGACCTGCAGCGCCATCCTCATCAACGGTGAACGACACGTGCTCCACATCCTGCACAAGGCGTCCGGGAAGCTTCTGGCGCCCGGCGGGCACAACGAACCGTCCGACCAGCTCCTGCGCGACGCCGCTCTACGCGAACTGCACGAGGAGGCCGGCATCCCGCCCAGCGCCGTCGTCCCTCTCGCCGGCCACGAGGACATCCCCCTCGACATCGACGTGCACGCGATCGATGCGAACCCGTCGAAGAACGAGCCGGCCCACCACCACGTGGACTTCCGCTGGGCCTTCCACCTCGGGGCCGATCACGCGGTGACGCTGCAGGAGGAGGAGGTCGACGGCTACCAGTGGCGGCCGTTCGCGACCACCGCCTCACCCACCGTCCGCGCCAAGCTCGCCCAGCTCACCTGA
- a CDS encoding restriction endonuclease → MIVVLLVVFWAAIWPYLVGALVLGGAAIGGWWLWRTDRLIKGGDRRWRQDEAVKAGHRTLAEVDAMTGTEFEDFVVDLCRRDGCTDVRRVGGSHDNGADVLGCLPDGRSMVIQCKRYTPKSKIPSREVRDLLGARVHFKVDVAIFVATTYFSRPAENFATENDILAVHRDHLGLWNNGASLVSLGAVNGSGQGDRRHRKRWKETYE, encoded by the coding sequence GTGATCGTCGTCTTGTTGGTGGTCTTCTGGGCGGCGATTTGGCCTTACCTCGTGGGCGCGCTCGTTCTCGGCGGCGCCGCTATCGGCGGATGGTGGCTGTGGCGGACGGATCGGCTGATCAAGGGGGGTGATCGGCGATGGCGGCAGGACGAGGCCGTAAAGGCCGGGCACCGGACACTTGCCGAGGTCGACGCGATGACGGGGACGGAGTTCGAGGACTTTGTCGTGGACCTCTGCCGACGGGATGGGTGCACCGACGTGCGGAGGGTCGGCGGCTCCCACGACAACGGGGCTGACGTGCTGGGGTGTCTCCCTGACGGCCGGAGCATGGTGATCCAGTGCAAGCGCTACACACCCAAGAGCAAGATCCCCAGCCGGGAGGTCCGGGACCTTCTCGGGGCGAGGGTGCACTTCAAGGTCGACGTGGCGATCTTCGTGGCCACGACGTACTTCAGCAGGCCGGCTGAGAACTTCGCCACGGAGAACGACATCCTCGCCGTCCATCGTGATCACCTCGGGCTGTGGAACAACGGCGCCTCGTTGGTGTCCCTTGGCGCGGTGAACGGCTCAGGGCAAGGGGACCGCCGACATCGAAAGCGGTGGAAAGAGACGTACGAGTAG
- a CDS encoding 3-deoxy-manno-octulosonate cytidylyltransferase — protein sequence MAATTARPTDAERRRHIAVIPCRWGASRFPGKPLALIGGKPLLWHVHQRCLEAERLDGAIVATDDERIEAACRELGIDSIRTGEHLTGTDRVAEVAERLSADGYINVQGDEPFISPTAINDVSEALEFTPPGTFAVNAYTELVDIGTVLDHNVVKVVVTARSEALMFSRQPIPYPRGDRPKYLRQLGLYGFTGEALQHFRRLSQGPLERAEGVEMLRFVEHGHAVRMVPVLDDGVAVDTPEDLARAERLLDQRN from the coding sequence GTGGCCGCCACCACAGCCCGACCGACCGATGCCGAACGGCGCCGGCACATCGCCGTCATACCCTGCCGCTGGGGTGCCTCCCGCTTCCCCGGCAAACCACTGGCCCTCATCGGCGGCAAGCCGCTGCTCTGGCACGTCCACCAGCGCTGCCTGGAGGCCGAACGCCTCGACGGAGCCATCGTCGCGACGGATGACGAACGCATCGAAGCAGCGTGCCGCGAACTCGGCATCGACAGCATCCGTACCGGGGAGCACCTCACCGGCACCGACCGCGTCGCGGAGGTCGCCGAACGCCTGTCGGCCGACGGATACATCAACGTCCAGGGCGACGAGCCGTTCATCTCGCCGACCGCCATCAACGACGTCTCCGAGGCCCTGGAATTCACTCCGCCCGGCACCTTCGCCGTGAACGCCTACACCGAGCTGGTCGACATCGGCACCGTCCTGGACCACAACGTCGTCAAGGTCGTCGTCACGGCCCGCAGCGAGGCCCTCATGTTCTCGCGCCAGCCCATCCCGTACCCCAGGGGCGACCGGCCGAAGTACCTGCGCCAACTGGGCCTCTACGGCTTCACCGGCGAGGCTCTCCAGCACTTCCGGCGGCTCTCCCAGGGGCCCTTGGAGCGTGCCGAGGGAGTGGAGATGCTGCGCTTCGTCGAACACGGCCACGCCGTGCGGATGGTGCCCGTCCTGGACGACGGGGTGGCAGTAGACACCCCCGAGGATCTGGCGCGCGCCGAGCGACTTCTCGACCAGCGCAACTGA
- a CDS encoding adenosylhomocysteinase, with translation METPERARLDAFFRRITAQFPAGQAITTLVITHLLPERPAFLRAMAAVSTIGAVLPKPRSIHQPTLGTVRRTLPVHDLSRERFTDETQALHYLEDTAGGQDVVLVDIGGYFAASLDTLVEKFSGRILGVVEDTENGHQRYAALGSLPCPVVSVARSPLKDCEDHLVGRSIVFSTDALVRARGDILTSRSACVIGFGKIGRSIAQTLRAQDLRVTVYDNDAVKRVQAHALGFRTSASTTEAVHDAELVLCATGNLALRHEDFAALRNGAYLGSVTSSEDELELGSLDDLYERHSVGPQLTRYEVTGHYFYVLADGGAVNFVHGAAVGTYIHLVQAEILAATAALSHARLQPGLHEMPAADRDTIARTWLRHFER, from the coding sequence ATGGAAACCCCCGAGCGAGCACGGCTGGACGCCTTCTTCCGGAGGATCACCGCGCAGTTCCCCGCCGGGCAGGCGATCACAACGCTGGTCATCACCCACCTGCTCCCGGAACGCCCCGCGTTCTTGCGCGCCATGGCCGCGGTGTCCACGATCGGCGCCGTCCTCCCCAAGCCCCGGTCGATCCACCAGCCGACCCTCGGAACCGTCCGCCGCACCCTGCCGGTCCACGACCTGAGCCGGGAGCGGTTCACCGACGAGACCCAGGCCCTGCACTACCTGGAGGACACGGCCGGCGGCCAGGACGTCGTCCTGGTCGACATCGGCGGCTACTTCGCGGCCAGCCTCGACACCCTCGTGGAGAAGTTTTCTGGCCGCATCCTCGGCGTCGTCGAGGACACCGAGAACGGACACCAGCGCTACGCGGCCCTCGGCTCGCTGCCGTGCCCGGTCGTATCCGTGGCCCGCTCACCGCTCAAGGACTGCGAGGACCACCTCGTCGGCCGGTCCATCGTGTTCTCCACCGACGCCCTCGTCCGCGCCCGCGGTGACATCCTCACGAGCCGCAGCGCCTGCGTCATCGGCTTCGGCAAGATCGGTCGCTCCATTGCGCAGACCCTGCGCGCCCAGGACCTGCGCGTCACCGTGTACGACAACGACGCCGTCAAGCGGGTACAGGCGCACGCCCTCGGCTTCCGCACCAGCGCGTCCACCACCGAGGCCGTCCACGACGCGGAACTCGTGCTGTGCGCCACCGGCAACCTCGCCCTCCGGCACGAGGATTTCGCCGCCCTGCGCAACGGCGCGTACCTCGGATCGGTGACCTCCTCCGAGGACGAACTCGAACTCGGCAGCCTCGACGACCTCTACGAACGCCATTCCGTCGGACCCCAGTTGACCCGGTACGAGGTCACCGGCCACTACTTCTACGTTCTCGCCGACGGCGGTGCCGTCAACTTCGTGCACGGCGCCGCCGTCGGTACCTACATCCACCTCGTCCAAGCCGAGATACTCGCCGCCACCGCCGCACTCAGCCACGCGCGACTCCAGCCCGGACTGCACGAGATGCCGGCGGCCGACCGCGACACCATCGCCAGAACCTGGCTCCGCCACTTCGAAAGGTGA